A segment of the Elaeis guineensis isolate ETL-2024a chromosome 6, EG11, whole genome shotgun sequence genome:
ATGCCATGTCTTGTCTTTGTTAGACGCTGTTAATGTCTTAGTTGGATTTCCTGTTTTCCATTTTGCCCTCAAATTCAATTGAATTGAATGCTCgatataagaaaaaaaaggaaaaaaagtatGTTTATGCTAAATATTGAAGGAAAATGGTTTAAATTTAGAATTTGCATGGTTGGTTAAATTTTTGTTTGGATTTTATGGATGGGCTGGATCACTGGTGTAGACTTCCATCCAAGACATAAGTGCTAGATTACTTTTAATAGATGAAGAGGGTCAAGGTTTATAAGATTTTTCTGGTTTGCCCTTGATATATGTTCTTTAACAACTCTGAATCTATACAAATGGTCTTAGGGTTCTGAAGGGGTTGGCCAAGTATCTTTAAATTTTGACGTGTTAAGAAAAAGGGGTAGTAGCATGCTGGAATAAGTTGTGGTTTACAGTCTGCTTCCTGACTAAATCTATCACAAACTTAAAGGGTTAGTAGAAGATGAAGATAGAATAATAGATGAAGTAAAGAAAGGAAGATTACTTAGATTATTAGCTTTGGTTGCAAactaaaaaaaaggagaagatgaGGAAAAGTATTAAAGATGGCAGGGAGATAAAAACCTTACTTGCCCGGGACTTCTCTTTCTTTGTGTAAACAATGGGCGAGTTCGGCTAATGAAAATTCTGAAGTGCTTTAGGAACCTTTTGATGAATTGGAAGAAAGTAGATAATATGGTTCTATAGCTTTTTTCATACAGTTTCTCAAAAATAACTTTTTATGAAAACAATAGTAGGAAATCAACaacattttttatgatatattgctGTCATTATCTATGATTATTTATCATATCTTAAATTGGGAGTTAGTGCTTTCGTAATGCATGATGATAAATATTTATGTATGATGTTTCTCCAGATGGGAAATAGGACTAAGTAGTTGTTGCAAGGTCTTGAATTATGGATAGTAACTAGCGCACGACGCATATATGCTTCATATCTCCACTAGTGCCATTTCTAGCTTCAGAGGAAACCCAATGTTGTGATAGTTAAAAGATACTGTATCATAATTGTTAACCTAGTTGTCATCTATGTTGGCTCTATATCACTATTGGTGCCATTTCTAGCTTCAGACAGAAGCCTATAAACAAAGGTTAAATGAAATTTTTCGAAGTAGGCCGAAGAAAGTATAATTTTTATGTTTTGTAAGCTGAATAAATGGCGTGTCTTaggaaaaaaatttcttggatgAATTAAACATGGGTGATCATGGAGAATGTTGGTGAATAACATGCGAGGAAGGGGGACAATATCTTTTGTCAACAAAAGCTATTCAACGGATGCATAAACAGACATGTTATTAGTACTAAGGAAACAAATGAATCTGaactttttttgaaaattatagtATAGGATGTGTGAGTGAAGTTATCTAAGATTTCCATCTTCTGCTTACCCAGTAGGTACTGCTattaagtttatttatttatttattttgtgatCCTATAAATATTGTTTGCAAGGTTGACATTAACTCTGTATATGTTATTCCCCAAATTGATTTGTGGACTTCAGATTCTAAATTATGTGATTTATTTTTTGAACATTCAATTACTAAGTGATGCTGGGAGAAGAAGAAATGAACTCTCTTTAGTTGTTTACAGAAGCATCGAGCACATCAACCAGGCAGCAGAAAGCAGATAAAACCTTCTGAATTGCTTCGTCTTAGGGAGATACATGGTAGACTTCTCTTCTCccaaaaatgtagacacaactttGAACAAGAATACAGAAAATTTCAAGCTTCTTATCCTGTGGTATGCATGTTACTCATTTATTAACATATTGTTTATGGATTATTTTCCACTCCTCAGTGATTAGTATTTTCCACCTATCCATGATCCTCAAATTAATAGTAATGCTATTTAATCTCTATATTTGGCACACAATCTTTGCAtggaatttttatatttaaaatttaggaGGAATTATTCTGTATACGTAGAAAGCTGACCTAAGCTTTGGCTGCTCACTTCTAAAATGATTGCAAAGACCTTGTTTTGCAACATTCAACTTTGCTGCAAAAAAACAGAAGTTTCAGATGATGttataattaaaagaaaagattAATAATAAAGCAAGCTTTGTTTTTTTTCAATTCACATATTTTAAGGCATCAAATTCTTATATGTTGTCTTAATGCTGCTTTTATATTCTTCTTTtaagatttgatattttattagttaacatGTATAACAGGTATGGAAATATCAGAATACAATTCACAGTGCTGTTAGTGCGCTGGAACAATTGGATGGCATCGTTCAAACACCAAGAGGTTTAGAGGAGACAAAGTTTTTAACAACGGGCAATATGATTGGTGCAATCAGGTGTGAAATGGTTTGAAAGTTCAAATCCACTTCTTATAGCCATTGGCATGTCTATACCCAATTTTGAGGCAAATTAGCATTTTGCTTTGTTGTGCGGTACTATGTTAGAATAAGAGAGTGTCTTTCAATGTATGAATCAACCAGGTGAAGCTATTTCACAAGTTTGGGTGAATCCAAAATTCGAGATGACTTTAATAATATAGGTAAAACCTTTTATGAATGTGCTAGTTTTGGTGATTTATCCGATTTATTAAGCCATCAAGAAGATGGAAACCATATATGTCTTTACATAATGGAATTGAAAGCCTTCTTCTTCATCACATTCTCCACTCTCTTCTTCTCCCAGATGCCTGCAAGTTAAGATCTATTTGATGATCTATTCATGGGGTCCATAATAGCTgtttattcttcttcatgagttcttttgttGCCTTCTTGTAATTACTGCTTTTGTCtctaattcattgatttgatatCCAGTTTCTTTTTCACTTAAAGCctttttctagaaaaaaaaaaaagggatcacCTTCCACCAAAGCTATATTAAGCAGCCTCAGTCCACGTGAGCATTCTGTAGGTGTGTTCTTAGGACTGTTGTATCTCTTACAATGTTTTCAATCGAATTGTCAAATTTCCATCACCAGATTAAGGAGATGATGTTTTAGTTATTGTTTATTTGAGAAAAGATTAAAAGATGGGATCACTTTCCACCAAAGGTATATTAAGCAGCCTTAATCCAGTGAACATTCCATAGGTGAGTTCTCAGACTGTTTTATCCTTTGCAAGTTTGAAATCAAAATGTGAAATTTTCCATCACAAGATTAATAAGATAACAATTTAGCTAttgtttatttcaaaaaaatgggGTTAAAAGCATGAACTTCCTTAGGAAAATTCTTAGTCTTGGGACTGAATTTTAGGGCATATTGATTCGATTTTCCAATCCCTGCTGCTTTTAATGCAACAACGTGCATAGTATTTTTTTCCCCTGATTGGATGGTGATGTATTGGATAAATAGAAGTGCATTTAGTGAAGACAAGTTCTATGAGAGTCCCAAGGGAAGGGAAGATTGGCAATAGTTGGATGAAATAAAGTGATTGGGAATGCTTACATATGGATGCCTTGGGCTTAGAGCTATCTTTCTGATTCTATTATTTACCTTTTTTTAAGAACATCTACAGATGCTAAGAATGTGGTTAATCTCATGACTTCTTGATAGGGCAACAGAAAGCAAACCTAACCAGACTTCAGTTAGACAGAAGAGATAACCAACCACATGATGCATCAGGCAGCCAATTTCCATATTTGCCACTTATTTGATCTTATCCATTTTTTCATGACATAAAATGTTGGCTCTTTGGATTTGACAATTTCTATTTCAGCCTCTGGTTTTACTTGTTAACAATTTGAATATATTCTCAAATTTGTCAAAATCATGCAGTTATGTGATAAATGATCCTATGTCTGTCTTGTTAGAAGTTGCTGTAACACTGATTGTCATAGTTCATTTTTCCaaatccttctctttttcttgcCTGATCCAATTATGGTCAAACAATTCATTTTACTATAGTTACTTGAGTCCATTTGATTTTGCATTCATTGTAGATTGTCAAGGCATCAATATAAACTTGTCAAGTGAGAAAGTACATATCACACACGTGACACCTCTGATAACTAACTGTGTTGACTTCTGGTCAACAACCAAAGCTTTCCTGATAGTTGATATCTAGTCCCTTATGTTGTGGATGGTATTAGCTATAATGGCTGTCGAGGTAACCTCAAGCTACAAGTGTTATTATGCGGCAAGTATTTGGCATAGAATTTATATTTCAAACTAAATAGGCTTGTGTTATGACAAACTATTAATGTGTTTGATGCCGCTTCTGCATATTAGAAAGTCAttctcaaaaattaaatttttgtaagTTCTTAAACAAGAAAGTACCTTTGAGTATATTTGGCGCAGGTTATCCAATattgtaaaattaattttttataaatgagtatcatatttgaaagagaaagagcaATCTCACTAAAGAATCTAGAAGCTTGCTTTTCTAGCTTCTTCCAAAAGCACTTTTCTGACTTCTCATCAATGAGTTATaaaacatataatttttttagcaagtaatattttattttaaaagttaCAAAATGCTTTTGCTGAGCAACTCCGAATGCATCCTTAGTAATGAATTTTCCATATTGTCAGCAATGTAAAGTagcaatatatttttattaaaaataccaGTAACCAGAAGCTTACTTTTCCAGCTTCTCCCAAAAGCACTTTTCTGACTTCTCATAAATaatgttatatatattttttttaagtaagTACTTTTTTACTTTGAAAGTTACAAAGGGCTTTTGTTGAGCAACTCCCAATGCACCCTTAGTAATGAATTTTTTCATATTGTAAGCAATGTGAAGTATCCATATACTTTTATTAAAAATACCAGTTCTGCTTTTATTGATTGATATTACGAAAATCCATGACCACTACCCTTTTCTCCGTTGCTTAGGTTTTGGTTTATGTATCTGTCTTCAACTATCACGTTAAAATCAATTTCAAAGTTGGAGATTTTTTCTTTTGACCTTAATGTTCTTTGTTGATTGATCTTTTCTACACTATAAATTGCACAACTGCCTGTAAAGCTGTTGTAAGTGAGGCAGGTCTCTGCTATACTATCCAGTCCTCTCACTAATTCAGCTGATCATGCCTCTTGaattgcatcctacttcaaattTGACTTCTTGTTTTTGTCATATTAACTCCTCTTGTGCCTTATAAGGACTGTGCCGTACGTCAATTTCAGTTTCTTATTTGTCATAATGAGATCAAACTCATTTCTTATTAATGTTCACAATTGTCAAACTTTCAGTTCTCAGCTtttttatgttttaatttttagataataATACAATTACAACAGCCTTTGTTATAGTCAAAGATCATAGATGCCAACCATTTTCATGTGAGGGCATAAATTCATAATCATCATCCAGTTGCTATTTCCATTATGCTTCATAGCTATCTGCAAAATCACATATTTTTCTAGTCCCATGTAACATTTGAGCTCTCGGTTGAATAGCTTTCCCCTTCATATGTTTGCTGCACTTGCATAATTGATGCTCAGTATTAGTCTTCGTCAACAGTAGCAACAGAATAGTAGGTGTTTGTCATAATTACCAACTGCATCAAAGCTATAATCTATCGTTGTCATGTGATTAAAACAATTATTGGTAAAGCTGATAAATTAGTTCTGATAACTATGGCTTGTTACAAAGGGGACTATAGACTTTTTGATCCATGTGTTTCAATTTCAGAATGTTAATTTATGGTTATTAATGCCATTTAATTCCATTTAAATTGTTCCTGTAATAATGTAATTTGACCATAAATATTTGCAGCTCTAtacaatgttatattataatgaaCAGTTGGGCGAAACCATATTTTGTAGTCAGAGGTGCAGTCTTGGATTTAACATAATACTGAGAAATGATTTGTAGCATAGTGATATCACATGATTATTTCCTTCTTTAAAGTACATCTTGGAAGCCTCGTGCATATTGTCTTTATTGCATCTATGCTATGTACCTAGGATGTATTGTTTATTGTCACACTAGAATGAAATGTGGTAATCtttgctacaaaaaaaaaaaaaaaacatctttcTATTGTTTGGCTTCCCCTAGTCCCACTCCCTCCACCAACTTGTCCAATTGCATGACCTATCAGCTCATTTTGCAATTGTTTCCAAGTCTGCATTCTCTAGGATGAAGATTATTTTTGTAACTGAATTTCCTTTCACAGTCTCTTTGAGATTGGAAATGTTGGACGTTACTTTGATTATGGGCTTGAGTGGATACCTGGTGCTGTTTGGCCTCCCTCAAGCAAACACAAAGTGGGCTGTGCTTACGCAATTCGGAGTATTTGGCGTTTAGCGGAAACCTTCTCAAGTTTTGACTCTGGTATATCTTGCATAAGGAGGATTGCCAAGCACTCTCATGATCGATCTGATGATAGTTCATCCTTCCAGCAGGCACTGTATCCAAAATGCATTTTGATGCCTTCATGAATTTAACATACTCTTTTGCAGTTATTTGATTTGTTTATCTGCATATTTCTTTCCTAGCAGAATTTTTTGACTGGATTATCTCATATTACTAAATTTGGAATTTTGGATCACTTGACAATATGAAACATGGTGACTGCTCTTGGGTCAGGACTGTCCAGTGGTTCAGTCTGCATTCTGAATCTCAGTGAACCTCTAGATCTTAGTCTATGTTCTTCCAGTCTAGATGGCAGAATTTCAAGGATCGCTTCATTTGATCGCACGATATGGACTGCTGATTGCAACTCAAATGGGAAACAAGCTGTTATTGGTGAGTCCTTGTAggctgcatctttttttttttttttaaatttttttgccaATCTATGCACTGTTTATTACTTTCTCTAGAGTAGAAAGGCAGAATAGTGTGGTTGTGAAATCTACTTCACAACATTGGATAGCGGTTAGTTCCATCTTGATTTGGTAAAGCATTCCTAGGTTGACTGGTTCCTGGTGGGGCATTCCATAGTCTTGAAGGAGGTGATCCTTGTGGCTTTTGCTTAATTGGACTATGACCATGGAGTTAGGTCCATATCTACCATGTTTGGTGGCTATTGACAGTAAAGTGATTGTTAAACTAGGTGCTTCTCCACCAATTTACCTGATTCCCACTGGGAAGTAGATGAAGATGTTGAGATAGAGCCTATCTGTTGTTTCCTTTGAGGTCATGTCTGAAGTGGCTAAGATTGGATCCTGGAACCTTCATATGTGACAATATACATCTAGATTGATGAGGTGGCTCACAATTTCATATTTGCTTTAATGAGTTGGAGCAAGGTTTGCGGTATTGCCCCATACCGAGTGGTATGGGGCGTACTGTACCATACCGATATGGAGTACTATCCCTTACTGATACtaccataccgtaccgaactATACACCGACTTCATAATAGGATGGTATTGGCATAGGGTCCGGTATCGAAACGACAAATCTTGAGCTGGACATTTGTAGTAGGGTGGGAGTTGCATACGGCAATATAATGGATGTAATTTATGGTGGTGTCAAATTTGAGCATTCGGTCAAAGCTTGGAAGAAAAAAGTTCATGCTTAAAATTTGGACATTTATTCTTTGCACTTTGGGTTATTAGTTATTGGTAATATCAAGTATACCCTGTTCGAACCCTTCCATAGCTATTGTATATAGTTTCTTGAATTTTTCATCCATTTTGCTATATTTATTGCCAAAAATTTCCTtgacatttttttttgtttaatcctACCCTAGTCCTCAGCATAATTGTTCTTTAATAGCATGTTTGTAATGTTGTAAAAGATGGCTGCTGTGATTGCCTAAGGGGTGCCACTGAGGTATGCTTTAATGTTTTTCACCTTTTTGAGTATGGAGGACAACTTCAAGAACTAGTATTATATGTTTCCAAGGTGGTACTTCCTATCGACATTCTACatcttattttatatgttttgttTTCCTATTGGTTTAtaatttcttttagattttttttgtttaactAGTCTTTCGAGTTTATCATTTTTGGGCTGCCTTGACTTCTAGGTGCCTGCCTAGCATTGCTGCACTAGATAGGCCCCTAGCCACCTTTCTATTGTTGATATTCTTTTGAAACATTTCTTGTTTGTTTAGTAAGCTTAAATTTCATCTTCTAAAACTTTCTTGTTTGTCTAACAAACTTACATTTCTTCTCCTCATTAGATTAGCTACTTAGAGTCCTCCCAACTCTAAACCTTTTATTTTACcttaactctttgatcctttaacTTGAACCTTGCTTTGTGTCTCTATAGCATTTTTTTTCCCCTAAAACAACTTCCCTTTGCTCTTCCTGTCCTTGCATACTGAATTTAGACTACAATCTCTAGTAGTGGATCTAGCTTCTCTGACCTAACCTGGAGACCTCCAATTACAACTCAATCTAGCTACCATATCTTTGTATTCTGTTGCAGcaaaaggagagggagagaatCACTAGGAGATTTTCTTGTTTGAGTTGATTAAGATATTATAAAGGAAAAGATTCTTGGAAGTGGTATGTAACCTATTACATGTTCATATATGCATGAACATTTGTTTTTATAAGGTTGTCTCATGAGAGAGTGTAGCTCGTGCAAACATCCATGCATGCATGCGTGAATGTTTGTAGGCCCTGAAAACTTTTAAAAGACCAACTACATGGAAGAACATCATTGACTAACCAACTTAAATTACATTATTCAAGCCAGACTAAGTAATGTAACAATGCCAGTTCATTGGAAAGAGAAGTTATATGGTAGAGCAAAGATGTTCTCTCTATAGCTCTTATTGATTCTGTTAATCTGGTTGTTGTGATTCCCGTTATCTTGGTGATGCAACTCCAGTAGGCGTTTGCCTCAATTCTTCTGCAACTTGTTCTTGATCAAACTATGAATTGTGAGATTTCTTTAGTCATCCCTTATTACTTTGTGATTATCAATCCTTCCATCCACAGAAGAGAGTATGCCCCACTTGTTCTTGATTTTGAGTTGGTTTTTGTTGTTTATGCTTTGCACACCTTGCATGGAGCTTTCTTTTCAGCTGTCCTATTATCATTATACATATGCATCATAGTTCAATTAAGTCATCAAGTTGTCTAATTTCTAATCATTCATTCTGTTTTCCTTTTCTAGGCACTAATCTTGGAGCTGCTTTGATAGATCTAGAAACCAGAGGGTTGTCGTGGGTGTACCGTAGTAAAAGTGACGTATTGTCACAACAATTTGATCAATCGGTAATAAGATCAATTGTTTCAATAAATTGGTTTTTCTTCTCATGGTTGATGTATTATTCATTACATGAATGCTGGTTTGCATGTGTAGAAGTTACTAATAGGTGAATCATGCAGATTACCTGTTGTTTGAATGAAAAAGTAACATAGATTTTAGAATCTTTTTTCATCCAAGAGCATCATACTTGAAAAACTGTCTACTTTTCTTCTCTGGGAGACAGTGTGTGCTCATTCGAAAGGTTGATGTATCATTCATTACATGAATGTTAGTTTGCATGTGTAAAAGTTACTAATAGGTGAATTATGCAGATTACCTATTGTTTGAATGAAAAGTACCATAAATTTTAGCATCTTTATTAATCCAAGAGCATCATACTTATAAAACTATCTACTTCTCTGGGAGATATTGTGTGCTCATTGGAGATTGATGATGTATTGGTTTGATTGTAATTTAAAAAcataatttctgaaaaatatttttggtggGATTTCTCCCTATATGTAAATGCCACATATAGGAAGAAAGGAAGCCAAATAAGGGCCAGTTTCGCTCAAAACCTCAAGCTCAGGAGTTGTATTTTGAGTTATGTTAGTGGGCATTCAAGTCATTTTGTGCTACTCTAAAGAGAACTTGGAAAAACCTATCATATTTGTTTTCTTCTTTAATATTGGCATTCATAATCAAAGGCTTGTTTCATGCCTATAACTCCTATGTCAATAATCTATGTAAGGGGTGAAGCTGCCTATTTCTGAATGAAAATTACATAGTTCACTTTAGCAGATATTTTTTGAACCTTATATGCACTCATCCATGTTAGGCGTATCCCTTCATTATTGCAATTTTAGGATAGTGATAGTCACAGATGCTACCCCACCTTAAAGTTAATGAGCTGTCATGATGAAAACAGTTTAGAGGAAAACAAACCTGAAATGCTTCATAATATGAATTCCTTTCCCTACATTCAACTTTTCCAACAAGTGATACAATTTGTGTTACCTGGTCACTTTCATCTAGCTTAAAGAATCCATGTTTGGAATTGTATTGCCAATTGGCTGAATGTTGGATGCTTAGATACTTATCAAATTCTTTTGTTGCATATCTTAGAGATTGGTGGATAGTTAGACTTCCAAGTTCCAACAATTAGTTTTACCCACCATGATAATGCTGGAGCTAGAATATCTTGCAAAGGTTTGTCAAGAATAtagatattaaaataactttGTGAAATATCATTTCTTTGAAAAGTTGAATCAAGGAATTTAGAGGAGAAACATGTATACTGAAAGTGTATAATTGAAGAACTTcaacaaataatatattaaaatatatttgtaCACATTTAAGAATAAAATATATGCATGTGGCTAAGTTAATTATTTCCCATGCCCTTAtatcttttttccctttttcctaCTTGCCAATCTGACACTTGTATGGTGCCTTGATTTGATTCTTATGTCTATGCCCGTGCAACAATTGTCTGTTTTGAGTTGCTCCACCAAAATGGAAGCATGTCCGTTCAATTTTATTGCATAGGTTTTTACTTTCGATGGTTAAAACATGTTTATTCCCTATAATTGCATTAAGATGACGGCTAACTTATCAAATTGGATCAAATATTGAAATCCTAAGTGCCCTCCTAGATGTCATTATCTCATTGGAAAACCAATGTTTTGAAAGACTCTGAGAGATAGCTAGCCAAGGGACTGCTAGTGCCTAGGATATCTCAAGGAGGCCCCAAAAAATgataatttcaaaataaaaaataaataaaaggagaAATCTGAAAGATTGTTAGGATCTAATAAATGAagataacttatcaaataagatgTAGCAACTCAATAGGAACTATAAACTAGACCAACGTCCAATACTAATTTGTACATATATCTTGTCCCACATGCTTAAACATGATGGAAAATATTAGGGTGCAAGGCCTGCCATATTAACCCATACCGCCCTGTTTCGACCATAACGTACCGGTAAAGCTCTGTTATTGTACTGAGGTTTGGTATATGAGTTGAATGGGACTGCACTGGTCCAAATTTAGTTGAACCATCCCATACCGCCTGGTTTCGGGTGGTATCAGGATTAAGAGTGAGAAAAAAGTACTAGGACCTGTCTCGATACGGTTGCATACCTTATTGTGCTGAATCGGTAATGTACTGGCAAAGCTTCCTGTACCAGTTTTGAAGACCTTGCTATGATGGATGTCTAGGCAGCCCACCTACACGGATTGTCTAGGCAATCAATGCAGCCATCTGTTAAAACCATGTGAAAACTTTATTGTACCTTTGAAATTGATAAGGAAAGAGCTTTCATTGAAATTGATAAGGAAAGAGCTTTCATTGGAAGAGGATTCATAAATCCATCTTTGTCATTTTTCTTCTTCGAATCATGGGAAGCCTCATTATAGTCTGAAGTTCCATAGAACATGAAATGctacttatgatgcatttgtTTTTGATTGTCCAGCTTGACGTTACATGGATCTTGATCTTGCACTAGAGTGTCATCTACACTTGATCCATGTCAAAGCTAATCAACCATATGTTGAATTCACCACAAAGGTTGTTGGACCAAGCTCTACGTGATTATTTAGGTCAATACTCAACTATAACACTAGTGGTTACTTCCAATAAACCTCTTTGCAATATCTACATATCAGAATGCACTCTACACACCTAGGTTGGATCATGGCAAAATTGATTAGCTGCAATTATATCATCTCCCTCGGTTAAGTTACTTGTTATTGGATCAAAATTGATCTACTTTGTATGCTTCAACATAAGGTTTCAGGAACCGATATCGAGACTTGTATCGGTTCCTGCTTGATATGGTACGGTACCGTACTGAGTCAATAATGATCCGTACCgacattaaaaaaatcaaaaaaattttcacccaccactaaaaaaaaaaagaaaaccgtGCTGAACCGTACCGAACCAGACCCGTACCACACTGAACCGGATTGAATCGTCTGGTTCGCACGGTTCGGGCTCGTACCATACTGAACCGACCGATATGGTCCGGTTTGGGCCATATACTGAAAAACCGCCTTGAATAGTGTCGGTTTCTTGCCGGTATGGTATGGTATAGGATGTACTAGTCGATTCGGGCCGATACAGAATATCATGCTTCAACATTTACTCTCTATCATAAGAGCATCCACACTTTCCATAGAAGCATCAGTTTGATGTTCTGTATGAGGTAGGTCAACAAGTTCATACAATTTGGTCATGAAGGGCTTTTAAATCCTCACATGTTGCTCTTCTCTGATCTTAATGGTGAAAAACATCACATATGATAATAAATTGAGTAGACTCAGTGGAGAGTGCATGCTTATCATGCCTTCTTGGAAATGGGAAGTGAAAATTTCTTGTCTTAAGACATTGCTTATTCTTGCTTATTTTGGATAAGAGTAACAACCTTAGCCACTGGGCCCTCTTTATGCCAAATCGAAAATTGGTTTATCTTGGCTCGATGCAGGTCTGGATGGCGGTTCAGGTCATAAAATGCCACCCCTAGTTGTTAGAATATGATGCATCTCAGTGCGCCATAAGTCTAATTGATCCTTTGTC
Coding sequences within it:
- the LOC105036131 gene encoding uncharacterized protein isoform X1, which codes for MPPPKDLPGFYFDPEKNRYFPIKGPIPGAKRPFSSSLGQGQPSGRNQKHRAHQPGSRKQIKPSELLRLREIHGRLLFSQKCRHNFEQEYRKFQASYPVVWKYQNTIHSAVSALEQLDGIVQTPRGLEETKFLTTGNMIGAISLFEIGNVGRYFDYGLEWIPGAVWPPSSKHKVGCAYAIRSIWRLAETFSSFDSGISCIRRIAKHSHDRSDDSSSFQQAMVTALGSGLSSGSVCILNLSEPLDLSLCSSSLDGRISRIASFDRTIWTADCNSNGKQAVIGTNLGAALIDLETRGLSWVYRSKSDVLSQQFDQSGNVVLCGHRNGAVIAVDIRERQRGYSDLLAGSSPRIPDTHRTAHAHLARNDKRSTKFQHRKNLNSSNAVFMSSAVCSLVALQSYDQYFLGSSMDGSIKLFDCRLLQRGAVQSYEGHVNSHSHLQLGVDPSETLVMSGGEDHYLRIWTIRTGELIFEENFSNSVLATICWPRDGSGAYGVQGSFKQPECCSEGSYEPTHSWGAWLGSCDALCYVHGT
- the LOC105036131 gene encoding uncharacterized protein isoform X3; amino-acid sequence: MVWKYQNTIHSAVSALEQLDGIVQTPRGLEETKFLTTGNMIGAISLFEIGNVGRYFDYGLEWIPGAVWPPSSKHKVGCAYAIRSIWRLAETFSSFDSGISCIRRIAKHSHDRSDDSSSFQQAMVTALGSGLSSGSVCILNLSEPLDLSLCSSSLDGRISRIASFDRTIWTADCNSNGKQAVIGTNLGAALIDLETRGLSWVYRSKSDVLSQQFDQSGNVVLCGHRNGAVIAVDIRERQRGYSDLLAGSSPRIPDTHRTAHAHLARNDKRSTKFQHRKNLNSSNAVFMSSAVCSLVALQSYDQYFLGSSMDGSIKLFDCRLLQRGAVQSYEGHVNSHSHLQLGVDPSETLVMSGGEDHYLRIWTIRTGELIFEENFSNSVLATICWPRDGSGAYGVQGSFKQPECCSEGSYEPTHSWGAWLGSCDALCYVHGT
- the LOC105036131 gene encoding uncharacterized protein isoform X2, with product MPPPKDLPGFYFDPEKNRYFPIKGPIPGAKRPFSSSLGQGQPSGRNQKHRAHQPGSRKQIKPSELLRLREIHGRLLFSQKCRHNFEQEYRKFQASYPVVWKYQNTIHSAVSALEQLDGIVQTPRGLEETKFLTTGNMIGAISLFEIGNVGRYFDYGLEWIPGAVWPPSSKHKVGCAYAIRSIWRLAETFSSFDSGISCIRRIAKHSHDRSDDSSSFQQAMVTALGSGLSSGSVCILNLSEPLDLSLCSSSLDGRISRIASFDRTIWTADCNSNGKQAVIGTNLGAALIDLETRGLSWVYRSKSDVLSQQFDQSGNVVLCGHRNGAVIAVDIRERQRGYSDLLAGSSPRIPDTHRTAHAHLARNDKRSTKFQHRKNLNSSNAVFMSSAVCSLVALQSYDQYFLGSSMDGSIKLFDCRLLQRGAVQSYEGHVNSHSHLQLGVDPSETLVMSGVQGSFKQPECCSEGSYEPTHSWGAWLGSCDALCYVHGT